In a single window of the Zea mays cultivar B73 chromosome 5, Zm-B73-REFERENCE-NAM-5.0, whole genome shotgun sequence genome:
- the LOC100273550 gene encoding Aspartyl protease family protein At5g10770-like precursor has product MSSPAVRRVVLLSSLLCAGALGFLPCSHAAAVAPGYVAVSAASFVPSSTCSSPDRVPPHRRNGTSAVLRLTHRHGPCAPSRASSLAAPSVADTLRADQRRAEYILRRVSGRAPQLWDSKAAAAVATVPASWGYDIGTLNYVVTASLGTPGVAQTMEVDTGSDLSWVQCKPCAAAPSCYSQKDPLFDPAQSSSYAAVPCGGPVCAGLGIYAASACSAAQCGYVVSYGDGSNTTGVYSSDTLTLSASSAVQGFFFGCGHAQSGLFNGVDGLLGLGREQPSLVEQTAGTYGGVFSYCLPTKPSTAGYLTLGVGGPSGAAPGFSTTQLLPSPNAPTYYVVMLTGISVGGQQLSVPASAFAGGTVVDTGTVVTRLPPTAYAALRSAFRSGMASYGYPTAPSNGILDTCYNFAGYGTVTLPNVALTFGSGATVTLGADGILSFGCLAFAPSGSDGGMAILGNVQQRSFEVRIDGTSVGFKPSSC; this is encoded by the exons ATGAGCTccccggccgtgcgccgcgtcGTACTCCTCTCGTCACTCCTCTGCGCCGGAGCGCTCGGTTTCTTGCCCTGCTCCCATGCCGCCGCGGTGGCGCCCGGCTACGTCGCCGTCTCCGCCGCCAGCTTCGTGCCGTCCTCAACGTGCAGCTCCCCCGACCGAG TTCCGCCGCACCGGCGGAACGGCACGTCCGCCGTGCTGCGGCTGACGCACAGGCACGGGCCGTGCGCCCCCTCGCGGGCGTCCTCGCTAGCGGCCCCGTCGGTGGCTGACACGCTGCGCGCGGACCAGCGCCGGGCGGAGTACATACTGAGGAGGGTGTCGGGGCGCGCGCCTCAGCTGTGGGACTccaaggcggcggcggcggtggcgacgGTGCCGGCGAGCTGGGGGTACGACATCGGCACGCTCAACTACGTGGTGACGGCGAGCCTCGGCACGCCGGGCGTGGCGCAGACCATGGAGGTGGACACCGGCAGCGACCTGTCGTGGGTGCAGTGCAAGCCGTGCGCCGCGGCGCCGTCGTGCTACAGCCAGAAGGACCCGCTCTTCGACCCCGCCCAGTCGTCGTCCTACGCCGCCGTGCCGTGCGGGGGCCCCGTGTGCGCGGGGCTGGGCATCTACGCCGCGTCCGCCTGCTCGGCGGCGCAGTGCGGGTACGTGGTCAGCTACGGCGACGGGTCCAACACCACGGGCGTGTACAGCTCCGACACGCTGACCCTGTCGGCGAGCAGCGCGGTGCAGGGCTTCTTCTTCGGCTGCGGGCACGCGCAGAGCGGGCTGTTCAACGGCGTCGACGGGCTCCTGGGCCTCGGCCGCGAGCAGCCGTCGCTCGTGGAGCAGACGGCGGGCACCTACGGCGGGGTCTTCTCCTACTGCCTCCCGACGAAGCCGTCCACCGCGGGGTACCTCACGCTGGGCGTGGGCGGGCCGTCGGGCGCCGCGCCGGGCTTCTCCACGACGCAGCTGCTGCCGTCGCCGAACGCGCCGACCTACTACGTCGTCATGCTGACGGGGATCAGCGTCGGCGGGCAGCAGCTCAGCGTGCCCGCGTCGGCGTTCGCGGGCGGGACGGTGGTGGACACCGGCACGGTCGTCACCCGCTTGCCCCCGACCGCGTACGCGGCGCTGCGGTCCGCGTTCCGCAGCGGCATGGCCTCGTACGGGTACCCGACAGCGCCGTCGAACGGGATCCTGGACACCTGCTACAACTTCGCCGGGTACGGCACCGTGACGCTCCCGAACGTGGCGCTCACCTTCGGCAGCGGCGCGACCGTCACGCTGGGCGCCGACGGGATCCTGTCGTTCGGGTGCCTCGCGTTCGCACCCAGCGGCAGTGACGGTGGCATGGCCATCCTCGGCAACGTGCAGCAGCGCTCGTTCGAGGTGCGCATCGACGGCACCTCCGTTGGCTTCAAACCCAGCTCCTGCTAA
- the LOC103627661 gene encoding chloride channel protein CLC-f isoform X2 codes for MPENLQVQTRSVHRHRSAVAALPLQQPAALASGRPARRAQVAGQCDPWPVGSIGPCLCFITAVVPCSCSCSRGTSLSPDFPRRRRRPPRIRTDIRHAAFALVNLSALPPSLASAFPPASRSRCGSGSPDSGGDAGTMSSCDDDHASLLRSHAGASSPSCPSPRGSAGHQHHADVEADEATVTASPRLASGGGGVRGLLRNLERRMSARGSGPGRRQHQHYQQLDRSVAIESPPSQRQRERAAAGDDDELGDGAPPEWALLLIGCLLGLATGICVAAFNRGVHVIHEWAWAGTPNEGAAWLRLQKIADTWHRILLIPVTGGVVVGMMHGLLDIFEQLKLVKSGQRQGINFVGAIFPTIKAVQAAVTLGTGCSLGPEGPSVDIGKSCANACSEMMESNRERRIALVAAGAAAGIASGFNAAVAGCFFAIETVLRPLKAENSPPFTTAMIILASVISSTVSNVLLGARPAFIVPAYELKSAAELPLYLILGMLCGAVSVVFDRLVGWFSRFFGHIKEKFDFPIIVYPALGGLGAGIIALKYPGILYWGFTNVEEILHTGKSASAPGIWLLTQLAAAKVVATALCKGSGLVGGLYAPSLMIGAAVGAVFGGSAAYLINSALPGNAAVAQPQAYALVGMAATLASVCSVPLTSVLLLFELTKDYRILLPLMGAVGLAIWVPSVVNQPNDSEPSGFRTSRRGYSSMSPEERNGSLRQGDVVDDLELSIIQTDMSNYGTYNAEMLLDDLKVFQAMSKIYLKVLPSATVTEVLNLLHDRQQNCALVVDPEDFLEGIITLGDIRRMGYGLHVESFINGDHPKADYRGSERGLLTCFPDTDLTTAKSLMEARGIKQLPVVKRGVAHRTAGKRRPIALLHYDSIGCCVREEIENWKTIYQRLAC; via the exons ATGCCTGAgaatctccaggttcagacccgtTCAGTTCACAGACACCGTTCAGCCGTTGCGGCGTTGCCGTTGCAGCAGCCAGCAGCGCTCGCCAGTGGACGACCAGCGCGCCGCGCGCAGGTCGCAGGTCAGTGCGACCCGTGGCCCGTGGGGTCGATCGGCCCTTGTCTCTGTTTCATCACTGCCGTAGTGCCGTGCTCGTGCTCGTGCTCGCGAGGTACCTCGCTCTCTCCTGACTTCCCGCGTCGGCGTCGCCGGCCTCCTCGTATAAGAACCGACATCCGACACGCCGCCTTCGCACTCGTCAACCTCTCCGCTTTGCCTCCCTCCCTCGCGTCCGCGTTCCCTCCCGCCTCCAGATCTCGATGCGGCAGCGGCTCCCCTGACAGCGGAGGCGACGCCGGCACCATGTCCTCCTGCGACGACGACCACGCCTCGCTCCTCAGATCCCACGCTGGGGCCTCGTCGCCGTCCTGCCCCTCGCCGCGCGGTTCGGcgggacatcagcaccacgccgacGTCGAGGCGGACGAGGCCACCGTCACCGCCTCCCCGAGGCTCGCCAGCGGCGGCGGGGGTGTGCGCGGTCTCCTGCGCAACCTCGAGCGCCGCATGTCCGCACGCGGATCTGGGCCTGGGCGTCGCCAGCACCAGCATTATCAGCAGCTCGATCGCTCCGTGGCGATCGAGTCGCCGCCGTCTCAGCGGCAGCGGGAGAGAGCGGCGGCGGGGGATGACGACGAGCTCGGGGACGGGGCGCCGCCCGAGTGGGCGCTGCTGCTCATCGGCTGCCTCCTCGGGCTCGCCACCGGCATCTGCGTCGCCGCGTTTAACCGCGGG GTTCATGTCATCCATGAATGGGCATGGGCAGGGACTCCCAACGAAGGTGCAGCATGGCTCCGCCTGCAGAAGATAGCTGATACTTGGCACAGGATACTGCTGATCCCGGTGACTGGGGGTGTGGTTGTAGGAATGATGCATGGGTTGCTCGATATATTTGAGCAGCTAAAACTTGTGAAATCAGGGCAGAGGCAAGGAATCAACTTTGTTGGAGCCATCTTCCCAACCATAAAGGCTGTCCAAGCTGCTGTTACCCTAGGGACTGGCTGTTCCCTGGGACCTGAAGGTCCTAGTGTGGATATTGGCAAATCGTGTGCAAATGCATGCTCAGAAATGATGGAGAGTAACCGGGAAAGGCGTATTGCACTTGTTGCTGCTGGCGCTGCTGCTGGCATTGCTTCAG GCTTCAATGCAGCAGTTGCTGGGTGCTTCTTTGCCATTGAAACTGTATTAAGGCCTCTTAAAGCAGAAAATTCACCTCCATTTACGACTGCAATGATAATATTGGCATCTGTTATATCATctactgtttcaaatgttttactTGGAGCCAGACCAGCTTTTATAGTGCCAGCATATGAGCTCAAATCTGCTGCCG AGCTACCATTGTACCTTATCTTAGGAATGCTATGTGGAGCGGTCAGTGTGGTATTTGATAGATTGGTTGGATGGTTTTCAAGATTCTTTGGGCACATAAAGGAAAAGTTTGATTTTCCTATAATAGTGTACCCTGCTTTAGGTGGGCTGGGAGCTGGTATCATAGCTCTGAAATATCCAGGGATCTTATACTGGGGTTTCACAAATGTTGAAGAAATATTGCATACCGGTAAAAGTGCTTCTGCTCCTGGTATCTGGTTGTTAACTCAACTGGCGGCTGCAAAGGTAGTTGCAACTGCTCTCTGCAAGGGCTCTGGGCTTGTGGGAGGACTATATGCTCCAAGCCTGATGATTGGGGCTGCTGTTGGAGCTGTTTTTGGGGGTTCAGCTGCTTATTTAATAAATTCAGCTTTACCTGGTAATGCTGCTGTTGCACAGCCACAAGCTTATGCTCTG GTTGGAATGGCTGCTACACTAGCTTCAGTCTGTTCAGTCCCATTGACTTCAGTACTGCTTCTCTTTGAACTGACAAAGGATTACAGGATTTTGCTTCCGCTCATG GGAGCAGTTGGGTTGGCAATATGGGTTCCTTCAGTAGTAAACCAGCCAAACGACAGTGAGCCTTCTGGGTTTAGAACATCCAGACGAGGTTATTCTTCAATGTCACCAGAAGAAAGAAATGGCAGCTTAAGGCAAGGTGATGTTGTGGATGATCTTGAGCTCAGTATTATACAAACTGACATGAGTAACTATGGAACTTATAATGCAGAAATGCTTCTGGATGATTTGAAG GTCTTCCAGGCCATGTCAAAGATATATCTCAAAGTGTTACCATCTGCTACAGTAACAGAAGTTCTTAATCTGTTGCATGATAGACAGCAAAATTGTGCCCTGGTTGTGGACCCTGAAGATTTTCTTGAAGGAATAATTACATTAGGGGATATACGGCGCATGGGATATGGGTTACATGTGGAAAGTTTCATCAATGGAGATCACCCCAAGGCTGAC TATCGTGGGAGCGAACGTGGATTGTTAACATGCTTTCCAGATACTGATTTGACCACTGCAAAGAGTCTTATGGAGGCCAGAGGGATAAAGCAACTGCCTGTAGTTAAGCGTGGTGTTGCCCATAGAACTGCAGGAAAGCGCAGGCCGATTGCCCTTCTACATTATGATTCTATTGGTTGCTGCGTGCG GGAGGAAATAGAGAACTGGAAGACCATATATCAGAGACTGGCTTGTTAA
- the LOC103627661 gene encoding chloride channel protein CLC-f isoform X1 has translation MPENLQVQTRSVHRHRSAVAALPLQQPAALASGRPARRAQVAGQCDPWPVGSIGPCLCFITAVVPCSCSCSRGTSLSPDFPRRRRRPPRIRTDIRHAAFALVNLSALPPSLASAFPPASRSRCGSGSPDSGGDAGTMSSCDDDHASLLRSHAGASSPSCPSPRGSAGHQHHADVEADEATVTASPRLASGGGGVRGLLRNLERRMSARGSGPGRRQHQHYQQLDRSVAIESPPSQRQRERAAAGDDDELGDGAPPEWALLLIGCLLGLATGICVAAFNRGVHVIHEWAWAGTPNEGAAWLRLQKIADTWHRILLIPVTGGVVVGMMHGLLDIFEQLKLVKSGQRQGINFVGAIFPTIKAVQAAVTLGTGCSLGPEGPSVDIGKSCANACSEMMESNRERRIALVAAGAAAGIASGFNAAVAGCFFAIETVLRPLKAENSPPFTTAMIILASVISSTVSNVLLGARPAFIVPAYELKSAAELPLYLILGMLCGAVSVVFDRLVGWFSRFFGHIKEKFDFPIIVYPALGGLGAGIIALKYPGILYWGFTNVEEILHTGKSASAPGIWLLTQLAAAKVVATALCKGSGLVGGLYAPSLMIGAAVGAVFGGSAAYLINSALPGNAAVAQPQAYALVGMAATLASVCSVPLTSVLLLFELTKDYRILLPLMGAVGLAIWVPSVVNQPNDSEPSGFRTSRRGYSSMSPEERNGSLRQGDVVDDLELSIIQTDMSNYGTYNAEMLLDDLKVFQAMSKIYLKVLPSATVTEVLNLLHDRQQNCALVVDPEDFLEGIITLGDIRRMGYGLHVESFINGDHPKADDNSSSISLCLTRGFQYRGSERGLLTCFPDTDLTTAKSLMEARGIKQLPVVKRGVAHRTAGKRRPIALLHYDSIGCCVREEIENWKTIYQRLAC, from the exons ATGCCTGAgaatctccaggttcagacccgtTCAGTTCACAGACACCGTTCAGCCGTTGCGGCGTTGCCGTTGCAGCAGCCAGCAGCGCTCGCCAGTGGACGACCAGCGCGCCGCGCGCAGGTCGCAGGTCAGTGCGACCCGTGGCCCGTGGGGTCGATCGGCCCTTGTCTCTGTTTCATCACTGCCGTAGTGCCGTGCTCGTGCTCGTGCTCGCGAGGTACCTCGCTCTCTCCTGACTTCCCGCGTCGGCGTCGCCGGCCTCCTCGTATAAGAACCGACATCCGACACGCCGCCTTCGCACTCGTCAACCTCTCCGCTTTGCCTCCCTCCCTCGCGTCCGCGTTCCCTCCCGCCTCCAGATCTCGATGCGGCAGCGGCTCCCCTGACAGCGGAGGCGACGCCGGCACCATGTCCTCCTGCGACGACGACCACGCCTCGCTCCTCAGATCCCACGCTGGGGCCTCGTCGCCGTCCTGCCCCTCGCCGCGCGGTTCGGcgggacatcagcaccacgccgacGTCGAGGCGGACGAGGCCACCGTCACCGCCTCCCCGAGGCTCGCCAGCGGCGGCGGGGGTGTGCGCGGTCTCCTGCGCAACCTCGAGCGCCGCATGTCCGCACGCGGATCTGGGCCTGGGCGTCGCCAGCACCAGCATTATCAGCAGCTCGATCGCTCCGTGGCGATCGAGTCGCCGCCGTCTCAGCGGCAGCGGGAGAGAGCGGCGGCGGGGGATGACGACGAGCTCGGGGACGGGGCGCCGCCCGAGTGGGCGCTGCTGCTCATCGGCTGCCTCCTCGGGCTCGCCACCGGCATCTGCGTCGCCGCGTTTAACCGCGGG GTTCATGTCATCCATGAATGGGCATGGGCAGGGACTCCCAACGAAGGTGCAGCATGGCTCCGCCTGCAGAAGATAGCTGATACTTGGCACAGGATACTGCTGATCCCGGTGACTGGGGGTGTGGTTGTAGGAATGATGCATGGGTTGCTCGATATATTTGAGCAGCTAAAACTTGTGAAATCAGGGCAGAGGCAAGGAATCAACTTTGTTGGAGCCATCTTCCCAACCATAAAGGCTGTCCAAGCTGCTGTTACCCTAGGGACTGGCTGTTCCCTGGGACCTGAAGGTCCTAGTGTGGATATTGGCAAATCGTGTGCAAATGCATGCTCAGAAATGATGGAGAGTAACCGGGAAAGGCGTATTGCACTTGTTGCTGCTGGCGCTGCTGCTGGCATTGCTTCAG GCTTCAATGCAGCAGTTGCTGGGTGCTTCTTTGCCATTGAAACTGTATTAAGGCCTCTTAAAGCAGAAAATTCACCTCCATTTACGACTGCAATGATAATATTGGCATCTGTTATATCATctactgtttcaaatgttttactTGGAGCCAGACCAGCTTTTATAGTGCCAGCATATGAGCTCAAATCTGCTGCCG AGCTACCATTGTACCTTATCTTAGGAATGCTATGTGGAGCGGTCAGTGTGGTATTTGATAGATTGGTTGGATGGTTTTCAAGATTCTTTGGGCACATAAAGGAAAAGTTTGATTTTCCTATAATAGTGTACCCTGCTTTAGGTGGGCTGGGAGCTGGTATCATAGCTCTGAAATATCCAGGGATCTTATACTGGGGTTTCACAAATGTTGAAGAAATATTGCATACCGGTAAAAGTGCTTCTGCTCCTGGTATCTGGTTGTTAACTCAACTGGCGGCTGCAAAGGTAGTTGCAACTGCTCTCTGCAAGGGCTCTGGGCTTGTGGGAGGACTATATGCTCCAAGCCTGATGATTGGGGCTGCTGTTGGAGCTGTTTTTGGGGGTTCAGCTGCTTATTTAATAAATTCAGCTTTACCTGGTAATGCTGCTGTTGCACAGCCACAAGCTTATGCTCTG GTTGGAATGGCTGCTACACTAGCTTCAGTCTGTTCAGTCCCATTGACTTCAGTACTGCTTCTCTTTGAACTGACAAAGGATTACAGGATTTTGCTTCCGCTCATG GGAGCAGTTGGGTTGGCAATATGGGTTCCTTCAGTAGTAAACCAGCCAAACGACAGTGAGCCTTCTGGGTTTAGAACATCCAGACGAGGTTATTCTTCAATGTCACCAGAAGAAAGAAATGGCAGCTTAAGGCAAGGTGATGTTGTGGATGATCTTGAGCTCAGTATTATACAAACTGACATGAGTAACTATGGAACTTATAATGCAGAAATGCTTCTGGATGATTTGAAG GTCTTCCAGGCCATGTCAAAGATATATCTCAAAGTGTTACCATCTGCTACAGTAACAGAAGTTCTTAATCTGTTGCATGATAGACAGCAAAATTGTGCCCTGGTTGTGGACCCTGAAGATTTTCTTGAAGGAATAATTACATTAGGGGATATACGGCGCATGGGATATGGGTTACATGTGGAAAGTTTCATCAATGGAGATCACCCCAAGGCTGAC GATAACTCTTCTTCCATTTCATTGTGTCTTACTCGAGGATTCCAGTATCGTGGGAGCGAACGTGGATTGTTAACATGCTTTCCAGATACTGATTTGACCACTGCAAAGAGTCTTATGGAGGCCAGAGGGATAAAGCAACTGCCTGTAGTTAAGCGTGGTGTTGCCCATAGAACTGCAGGAAAGCGCAGGCCGATTGCCCTTCTACATTATGATTCTATTGGTTGCTGCGTGCG GGAGGAAATAGAGAACTGGAAGACCATATATCAGAGACTGGCTTGTTAA